Proteins from a genomic interval of Zingiber officinale cultivar Zhangliang chromosome 1B, Zo_v1.1, whole genome shotgun sequence:
- the LOC122048973 gene encoding receptor protein kinase-like protein ZAR1 — protein MKGSIGSSCFFASICCIIHMIEMARRCASLSPDGLILLAFKAAVSDDPSSALAGWSEDDDHPCLWLGVSCANVTGFAYPRVVGVSISGKNLSGYVPSEFGDLLFLRRLNLHGNRLSRALPPQLFNASSLHSIFLYDNLISGEFPAAACNLPRLQNLDLSRNALAGPLPPDLRNCRQLQRLRLDGNGLSGVIPAGIWAEMVSLVQLDLSSNEFEGPIPPDIGELDSLSGTLNLSHNRFSGPIPTSLGNLPSTVNLDLQYNNLSGEIPGTGSLANQGPMAFLNNPGLCGFPLMVPCEAPASPEAEVPVRSQGEELGTTREEGRKGMRKGMIVLISAADAAGVALVGLVVVCAYWKAKDQEKDTAKLGGGDDGDVSKRRWCGWVWAPPGNEKGGGRSSVEEGGEEEEVSGGGVEGELVAMDKGFKVDLEELLRASAYVLGKGGKGIVYKVVVGDGTAVAVRRLGEGGGGGGGGKYKEFAAEVRAMGRVRHPNIVRLRAFYWAPDEKLLITDFISNGNLAAAIRGRSGQPSTVAWPVRLRIAKGAARGMAHLHDCGLRKFVHGDLKPSNILLDGDYNPYIADFGLLVLLSLTTSSSQVPSSSSSSATALIGGALPFTSSSFSGSSKSGLLDRPNPYRAPEIRASAAAAARPSQKSDVYSFGVVLLEILTGKPPETAPSTSGEQLAPALVKWVRRGLEEARPLSELVDPVLLRDTHAKKEVMAAFHVALSCTEMDPDARPRMKTVSEELDRIGSGRK, from the exons ATGAAGGGCAGCATCGGCAGCTCGTGCTTTTTTGCCAGCATTTGTTGCATAATTCACATGATTGAAATGGCCAGGAGATGCGCGTCGTTGTCGCCGGACGGGCTTATCCTGCTGGCTTTTAAGGCCGCGGTCTCCGACGACCCCTCGTCGGCGCTAGCCGGTTGGAGCGAGGACGATGACCACCCGTGCCTGTGGCTGGGCGTCTCCTGCGCCAACGTGACCGGTTTCGCATACCCCCGCGTCGTCGGGGTCTCCATCTCCGGCAAGAACCTCTCCGGCTATGTCCCGTCGGAGTTCGGCGACCTCCTGTTCCTCCGCCGGCTCAACCTTCACGGCAACCGCCTGTCCAGGGCCCTTCCGCCCCAGCTGTTCAACGCCTCCTCGCTTCACTCCATCTTTCTCTACGACAATCTCATTTCCGGGGAGTTCCCCGCCGCTGCGTGCAACCTTCCCCGTCTGCAAAACCTCGACCTATCCCGCAACGCCCTGGCCGGACCGCTCCCCCCGGATCTCCGTAACTGCCGCCAGCTCCAGCGCTTGCGTCTGGATGGGAACGGGCTTTCCGGCGTGATCCCCGCCGGGATATGGGCGGAGATGGTCAGTCTCGTGCAGCTCGACCTGTCCTCCAATGAGTTCGAAGGGCCCATCCCGCCGGACATCGGCGAGCTCGACTCCCTCAGCGGCACGCTGAACCTCTCACACAATCGGTTCTCCGGACCGATCCCCACCTCGCTGGGGAATCTGCCGTCCACGGTGAATCTCGATCTGCAATACAATAACCTCTCCGGCGAGATCCCCGGGACGGGATCGCTGGCCAATCAGGGTCCGATGGCGTTCCTCAACAATCCAGGACTCTGCGGGTTCCCCCTCATGGTCCCCTGCGAGGCGCCGGCCTCACCGGAGGCGGAAGTGCCGGTACGGTCGCAGGGGGAGGAGTTAGGCACCACGAGGGAGGAGGGTAGGAAGGGAATGCGGAAGGGTATGATCGTCCTCATATCGGCGGCGGATGCGGCCGGGGTAGCGCTGGTTGGGCTGGTGGTGGTGTGCGCGTACTGGAAGGCGAAGGACCAGGAGAAAGACACCGCGAAGCTAGGAGGGGGCGACGACGGAGACGTCAGCAAGCGGCGGTGGTGCGGGTGGGTGTGGGCACCACCGGGTAACGAGAAAGGCGGAGGCAGATCGTCAGTGGAGGAGGGGggcgaagaagaggaggtgagcgGCGGCGGCGTGGAGGGGGAACTGGTGGCGATGGACAAGGGGTTCAAGGTGGACTTGGAGGAGCTTCTTCGGGCGTCGGCATATGTTCTGGGAAAAGGAGGGAAGGGGATCGTCTACAAGGTAGTGGTGGGGGATGGCACGGCTGTGGCGGTGAGGCGGCTGGGcgagggcggcggcggcggaggaggaggaaagTATAAGGAGTTCGCAGCGGAGGTGAGGGCGATGGGGCGGGTGAGACACCCCAACATCGTACGGCTGCGCGCCTTCTACTGGGCTCCTGACGAGAAGCTCCTCATCACCGACTTCATCTCCAACGGCAACCTCGCCGCCGCTATTCGAG GGCGGTCGGGGCAGCCGAGCACGGTGGCGTGGCCGGTGCGGCTCCGCATCGCGAAGGGCGCCGCCCGCGGCATGGCCCACCTCCATGACTGCGGCCTCCGAAAGTTCGTCCACGGCGACCTCAAGCCTTCCAACATCCTCCTCGACGGTGACTACAACCCCTACATCGCCGACTTCGGCCTCCTCGTCCTCCTCTCCCTGACCACCTCCTCCTCCCAAGTCCCttcctcgtcctcctcctccgccaccgCCCTCATCGGCGGGGCGCTCCCCTTCACCTCGTCCTCCTTCTCCGGCTCTTCCAAATCCGGCCTCCTCGACCGCCCCAACCCCTACCGCGCCCCCGAGATCCGCGCCTCCGCCGCCGCGGCGGCCCGCCCCTCGCAGAAGTCGGACGTGTACTCCTTCGGCGTGGTGCTGCTGGAGATTCTGACCGGGAAGCCGCCGGAGACGGCGCCGTCGACGTCGGGGGAGCAGCTGGCGCCGGCGCTGGTGAAGTGGGTAAGGAGAGGACTCGAAGAGGCGAGGCCGCTGTCCGAGTTGGTGGATCCGGTGTTGCTCCGGGACACGCACGCGAAGAAGGAAGTGATGGCGGCGTTCCACGTGGCGCTGTCGTGCACGGAGATGGATCCGGACGCGAGGCCGAGGATGAAGACGGTGTCGGAGGAACTCGACCGGATCGGCTCAGGGAGGAAGTGA
- the LOC122037419 gene encoding proteasome subunit beta type-5-B-like, with protein sequence MMELDLSGFESCPLFPGGVVADHGENPLAAASFQLPACSDFDGFQKDAIQMTKPAKGTTTLAFVFKEGVIVAADSRATMGGYISSQSVKKIVEINPHMLGTIAGGAADCQFWHRNLGIKCRLHELANKRRISVTGASKLLANILYSYKGMGLSVGTMIAGWDEKGPGLYYVDNEGGRLKGTRFSVGSGSPYAYGVLDSGYQFNMSVEEAAELARRAIYHATFHDGASGGVASVYHVGPQGWKKLSGDDVGELHYKYYPMILTPTEQEMADTSAA encoded by the exons ATGATGGAGCTCGATTTGAGTGGGTTTGAATCGTGTCCTCTGTTTCCCGGAGGCGTCGTCGCCGATCATGGCGAGAACCCCTTGGCGGCCGCTTCGTTCCAACTCCCGGCCTGTTCCGAT TTTGATGGTTTCCAAAAGGACGCAATCCAGATGACGAAACCGGCGAAAGGGACTACTACGCTCGCCTTCGTCTTCAAGGAAGGGGTTATTGTCGCTGCCGATTCCCGAGCCACCATGGGAGGATATATCT CTTCGCAAAGTGTCAAGAAGATCGTTGAGATAAACCCGCATATGCTCGGTACGATAGCTGGAGGTGCTGCAGACTGCCAATTTTGGCATAGAAACTTGGGAATCAAG TGTCGCCTTCACGAACTGGCAAACAAGAGAAGAATCTCAGTCACAGGTGCCTCAAAGCTATTGGCGAACATACTTTACTCATACAAAGGAATGGGCCTTTCAGTAGGAACCATGATCGCTGGATGGGATGAAAAG GGTCCTGGGTTGTACTATGTTGATAACGAAGGTGGTAGGTTGAAGGGAACACGCTTCTCAGTGGGCTCAGGAAGTCCGTACGCTTATGGTGTTCTTGATAGCGG ATATCAATTTAACATGTCAGTTGAGGAAGCTGCAGAACTGGCACGCAGAGCCATTTATCATGCAACTTTCCATGATGGAGCTAGTGGTGGAGTAGCCAGTG TTTATCACGTTGGGCCTCAAGGATGGAAGAAGCTCTCTGGTGACGATGTCGGAGAGCTCCATTACAAGTACTATCCCATGATACTAACCCCTACTGAGCAAGAAATGGCTGACACTTCGGCAGCTTGA
- the LOC122048955 gene encoding uncharacterized protein LOC122048955 isoform X2, with translation MVLGLRSKQKKCAVHVEYIIHIHEIKPWPPSQSLKSLHSVVLHWENGDHQSGSTCIVIPDLGSGAAEGKLEFNESFKLQVTLLKEGSSKGNEKGTFQKNALEFNLYEPKRDKFKGQHLGSAVINLAEYGIVKEAVTANIPVTSKRSFRNIMQPVLYVKIQPMDDADMGSISGESLSKEVPVDKDVKESVSKLMNEENVEENEITSFTDDGISSLSALDHSSAQEVKADTLLHNDAEENKNVPEIMNPNGVVGDSESKLCLPSVPTKLGSELKESHLKDAALHQNNALPESVSVGSLSITKGQENMNETHGESETSLLLIMESNIISTVSSSTQKIPEEVIGSSSTKDATNRNSLSQEVEEISIGCSSRENVVEVQVHVEDNGLMTEIVESSDFTLQAEVSNISESEPNIKQNGKTEESINDSEESINEHVADNIFKEKQMGLIFGAEVDEDHLTISQTMNGALESPVGTTAILEHISIIQQRETKQSKGTLSTDATLSSWRSLHERHNSSFSTERLRTMKLSVRSPPHSMGSITYGANEQDKEYVKEVDIQEDASNTSTNSGTDDGRDDNGSTSSGSSKAKQFPRRNGRILSNDKVHELELRVKSLEAELREAAAIEIALYSSLAEHGISAHKVHTPARRLSRMYRHASRQWPTERMTSAARSIASGLALVAKACGHDVARLTFWLSNTIVLRAIVTETIKYPGAKQSASTQLRYNGSVKLPGSKHSPLKWESVSHKNKEFSFSESFGDWDDPATFISALEKIESWIFSRTIEYVWWQIFTPCMQSGRVGGAQQLGSFSSKSFGKQPSMVYPQQTNLSLEIWKKAFIDTSKLLCPLRSEGLECGCLPMLSRMVMEQCVARLDVAMFNAILRESDDEIPTDPMSDPIGDSKVLPIPTGSLSFGSGAQLKNAVGNWSRWLTDLFGMDVDESHADGNSQDEKISVAKSFKSFYSLNALSDLLMLPKDMLLEKSIRKEACSTFSPNVINHILNRFLPDEFCPDPVPNDVLQALESEEYAESSQEEIRSIPNNASPIIYSPPSTTSIESFIGEIRINSLTRIGSSVIRKCHQSDDELDEFDSPLSSIINGKSPSPKSGNKENDKFSSIRYQLLREVWRIDE, from the exons TCAAGCAAAGGAAATGAAAAAGGTACATTTCAGAAGAATGCACTCGAGTTCAACTTGTATGAACCCAAGAGGGATAAGTTTAAGGGGCAGCATTTGGGCAGTGCAGTAATCAACTTGGCAGAATATGGCATAGTAAAAGAAGCTGTGACTGCTAACATCCCAGTGACCAGCAAGAGAAGCTTCAGAAATATAATGCAGCCAGTGTTGTACGTTAAAATCCAACCCATGGACGATGCAGACATGGGTTCTATTTCTGGAGAGAGTCTCTCAAAGGAGGTACCAGTGGATAAAGATGTGAAGGAATCAGTATCAAAGTTGATGAATGAGGAGAATGTTGAGGAAAATGAAATCACATCCTTCACTGATGACGGCATCTCTTCTCTTTCAGCTCTTGATCACTCATCTGCTCAAGAGGTCAAAGCAGATACATTGCTTCATAATGACGCAGAAGAGAACAAG AATGTACCTGAGATAATGAATCCAAATGGAGTGGTGGGTGATTCTGAATCTAAATTATGTTTGCCATCTGTGCCCACAAAACTGGGGTCAGAATTAAAAGAATCCCATCTAAAGGATGCTGCTCTTCATCAAAACAATGCCTTACCTGAGTCTGTGTCAGTAGGCTCTTTAAGCATTACTAAGGGCCAAGAAAATATGAATGAGACCCATGGTGAGTCAGAGACTAGTTTGTTGCTCATCATGGAATCAAATATCATAAGTACAGTTTCATCTTCAACCCAGAAAATTCCAGAGGAAGTGATTGGCTCTAGCAGCACAAAAGATGCTACAAATAGAAATTCTCTGAGTCAGGAAGTTGAAGAAATATCAATAGGTTGCAGTAGCAGAGAAAATGTTGTAGAAGTCCAGGTACATGTGGAAGATAATGGTCTGATGACAGAAATAGTTGAATCTTCTGATTTCACACTCCAGGCAGAAGTTTCTAACATATCTGAATCAGAGCCAAATATAAAGCAGAATGGAAAAACAGAAGAAAGTATAAATGATTCAGAGGAAAGCATAAATGAGCATGTTGCAGACAATATTTTCAAGGAAAAGCAGATGGGATTAATATTTGGTGCAGAAGTGGATGAGGATCATCTTACTATTAGTCAAACTATGAATGGTGCCCTTGAAAGTCCTGTTGGGACAACTGCAATTCTAGAACATATTTCTATCATTCAGCAGAGAGAAACTAAGCAAAGTAAGGGTACTTTATCAACTGATGCAACCTTATCTAGCTGGAGATCTCTACATGAGAGACACAATAGCTCTTTTAGTACTGAAAGGCTGAGGACCATGAAGCTTTCTGTAAGATCACCCCCGCACTCAATGGGAAGCATAACATATGGTGCTAATGAACAGGATAAGGAATATGTTAAAGAAGTTGATATCCAAGAAGATGCATCTAATACTAGCACAAATTCTGGCACTGATGATGGAAGGGATGACAATGGAAGTACAAGCTCAGGTTCAAGTAAAGCAAAACAATTTCCTAGAAGAAATGGAAGGATCCTTTCCAATGACAAAGTCCATGAATTGGAACTTAGAGTCAAGTCACTTGAAGCAGAGCTGAGAGAAGCTGCTGCTATAGAGATAGCCCTTTACTCTTCTTTGGCTGAGCATGGGATTTCGGCACATAAGGTCCACACTCCTGCTAGAAGGCTTTCAAGGATGTATAGGCATGCTTCAAGACAATGGCCAACAGAAAGGATGACAAGTGCTGCTAGGAGTATTGCATCAGGACTAGCTTTGGTTGCAAAAGCATGTGGACATGATGTGGCAAG GTTGACTTTTTGGTTGTCAAACACTATTGTTTTAAGAGCCATTGTGACAGAAACAATCAAATACCCAGGCGCTAAGCAATCTGCTAGTACTCAGCTCCGATATAATGGATCTGTGAAGTTACCTGGGAGCAAGCATTCCCCTTTGAAATGGGAATCTGTCTCTCATAAGAACAAAGAGTTTTCTTTTTCTGAAAGTTTTGGAGACTGGGATGACCCAGCCACCTTCATTTCAGCACTGGAAAAGATTGAAAGCTGGATATTCTCTCGAACAATTGAATATGTGTGGTGGCAG ATTTTCACTCCATGTATGCAGTCTGGCCGTGTAGGCGGTGCACAGCAGTTAGGTTCATTCTCGAGCAAAAGCTTTGGTAAGCAGCCAAGCATGGTCTATCCACAACAAACAAATTTGTCCCTAGAAATTTGGAAGAAAGCTTTCATAGATACCTCTAAACTGCTTTGCCCTCTTAGGAGTGAAGGACTTGAGTGTGGATGCTTGCCTATGTTATCTAGAATG GTCATGGAACAATGTGTGGCAAGACTTGATGTAGCTATGTTCAATGCTATTTTACGTGAATCAGATGATGAGATCCCTACAGACCCAATGTCTGACCCCATCGGTGATTCGAAGGTTCTGCCTATCCCTACTGGTTCATTAAGCTTTGGTTCTGGAGCTCAACTTAAAAATGCC GTTGGAAATTGGTCTAGATGGCTGACAGACTTGTTTGGTATGGATGTGGATGAATCTCATGCTGATGGCAACAGTCAAGACGAAAAGATATCAGTTGCAAAATCATTTAAATCCTTCTATTCATTGAATGCACTTAGTGATCTTCTAATGCTTCCAAAGGATATGCTTTTAGAAAAGTCAATCCGAAAAGAG GCATGCTCAACATTTAGTCCAAACGTGATCAACCATATTCTTAATAGATTCCTGCCAGATGAATTTTGTCCAGATCCAGTTCCAAATGATGTCCTTCAAGCACTGGAATCTGAG GAATATGCTGAGAGCAGCCAGGAAGAGATAAGAAGCATTCCAAACAATGCATCTCCTATAATTTACTCTCCCCCATCAACTACCTCAATTGAGAGCTTTATCGGAGAAATAAGAATCAACTCACTTACGAGGATTGGATCGTCTGTCATCCGAAAATGTCACCAGAGCGACGATGAGCTCGACGAATTCGATTCACCTCTATCCTCCATCATCAATGGCAAGTCCCCTAGTCCAAAATCTGGGAacaaagaaaatgacaaattcaGTTCTATCAGATACCAGTTGCTCCGTGAGGTTTGGAGAATTGATGAATAG
- the LOC122048955 gene encoding uncharacterized protein LOC122048955 isoform X1, whose protein sequence is MVLGLRSKQKKCAVHVEYIIHIHEIKPWPPSQSLKSLHSVVLHWENGDHQSGSTCIVIPDLGSGAAEGKLEFNESFKLQVTLLKEGSSKGNEKGTFQKNALEFNLYEPKRDKFKGQHLGSAVINLAEYGIVKEAVTANIPVTSKRSFRNIMQPVLYVKIQPMDDADMGSISGESLSKEVPVDKDVKESVSKLMNEENVEENEITSFTDDGISSLSALDHSSAQEVKADTLLHNDAEENKVLQNVPEIMNPNGVVGDSESKLCLPSVPTKLGSELKESHLKDAALHQNNALPESVSVGSLSITKGQENMNETHGESETSLLLIMESNIISTVSSSTQKIPEEVIGSSSTKDATNRNSLSQEVEEISIGCSSRENVVEVQVHVEDNGLMTEIVESSDFTLQAEVSNISESEPNIKQNGKTEESINDSEESINEHVADNIFKEKQMGLIFGAEVDEDHLTISQTMNGALESPVGTTAILEHISIIQQRETKQSKGTLSTDATLSSWRSLHERHNSSFSTERLRTMKLSVRSPPHSMGSITYGANEQDKEYVKEVDIQEDASNTSTNSGTDDGRDDNGSTSSGSSKAKQFPRRNGRILSNDKVHELELRVKSLEAELREAAAIEIALYSSLAEHGISAHKVHTPARRLSRMYRHASRQWPTERMTSAARSIASGLALVAKACGHDVARLTFWLSNTIVLRAIVTETIKYPGAKQSASTQLRYNGSVKLPGSKHSPLKWESVSHKNKEFSFSESFGDWDDPATFISALEKIESWIFSRTIEYVWWQIFTPCMQSGRVGGAQQLGSFSSKSFGKQPSMVYPQQTNLSLEIWKKAFIDTSKLLCPLRSEGLECGCLPMLSRMVMEQCVARLDVAMFNAILRESDDEIPTDPMSDPIGDSKVLPIPTGSLSFGSGAQLKNAVGNWSRWLTDLFGMDVDESHADGNSQDEKISVAKSFKSFYSLNALSDLLMLPKDMLLEKSIRKEACSTFSPNVINHILNRFLPDEFCPDPVPNDVLQALESEEYAESSQEEIRSIPNNASPIIYSPPSTTSIESFIGEIRINSLTRIGSSVIRKCHQSDDELDEFDSPLSSIINGKSPSPKSGNKENDKFSSIRYQLLREVWRIDE, encoded by the exons TCAAGCAAAGGAAATGAAAAAGGTACATTTCAGAAGAATGCACTCGAGTTCAACTTGTATGAACCCAAGAGGGATAAGTTTAAGGGGCAGCATTTGGGCAGTGCAGTAATCAACTTGGCAGAATATGGCATAGTAAAAGAAGCTGTGACTGCTAACATCCCAGTGACCAGCAAGAGAAGCTTCAGAAATATAATGCAGCCAGTGTTGTACGTTAAAATCCAACCCATGGACGATGCAGACATGGGTTCTATTTCTGGAGAGAGTCTCTCAAAGGAGGTACCAGTGGATAAAGATGTGAAGGAATCAGTATCAAAGTTGATGAATGAGGAGAATGTTGAGGAAAATGAAATCACATCCTTCACTGATGACGGCATCTCTTCTCTTTCAGCTCTTGATCACTCATCTGCTCAAGAGGTCAAAGCAGATACATTGCTTCATAATGACGCAGAAGAGAACAAG GTTTTGCAGAATGTACCTGAGATAATGAATCCAAATGGAGTGGTGGGTGATTCTGAATCTAAATTATGTTTGCCATCTGTGCCCACAAAACTGGGGTCAGAATTAAAAGAATCCCATCTAAAGGATGCTGCTCTTCATCAAAACAATGCCTTACCTGAGTCTGTGTCAGTAGGCTCTTTAAGCATTACTAAGGGCCAAGAAAATATGAATGAGACCCATGGTGAGTCAGAGACTAGTTTGTTGCTCATCATGGAATCAAATATCATAAGTACAGTTTCATCTTCAACCCAGAAAATTCCAGAGGAAGTGATTGGCTCTAGCAGCACAAAAGATGCTACAAATAGAAATTCTCTGAGTCAGGAAGTTGAAGAAATATCAATAGGTTGCAGTAGCAGAGAAAATGTTGTAGAAGTCCAGGTACATGTGGAAGATAATGGTCTGATGACAGAAATAGTTGAATCTTCTGATTTCACACTCCAGGCAGAAGTTTCTAACATATCTGAATCAGAGCCAAATATAAAGCAGAATGGAAAAACAGAAGAAAGTATAAATGATTCAGAGGAAAGCATAAATGAGCATGTTGCAGACAATATTTTCAAGGAAAAGCAGATGGGATTAATATTTGGTGCAGAAGTGGATGAGGATCATCTTACTATTAGTCAAACTATGAATGGTGCCCTTGAAAGTCCTGTTGGGACAACTGCAATTCTAGAACATATTTCTATCATTCAGCAGAGAGAAACTAAGCAAAGTAAGGGTACTTTATCAACTGATGCAACCTTATCTAGCTGGAGATCTCTACATGAGAGACACAATAGCTCTTTTAGTACTGAAAGGCTGAGGACCATGAAGCTTTCTGTAAGATCACCCCCGCACTCAATGGGAAGCATAACATATGGTGCTAATGAACAGGATAAGGAATATGTTAAAGAAGTTGATATCCAAGAAGATGCATCTAATACTAGCACAAATTCTGGCACTGATGATGGAAGGGATGACAATGGAAGTACAAGCTCAGGTTCAAGTAAAGCAAAACAATTTCCTAGAAGAAATGGAAGGATCCTTTCCAATGACAAAGTCCATGAATTGGAACTTAGAGTCAAGTCACTTGAAGCAGAGCTGAGAGAAGCTGCTGCTATAGAGATAGCCCTTTACTCTTCTTTGGCTGAGCATGGGATTTCGGCACATAAGGTCCACACTCCTGCTAGAAGGCTTTCAAGGATGTATAGGCATGCTTCAAGACAATGGCCAACAGAAAGGATGACAAGTGCTGCTAGGAGTATTGCATCAGGACTAGCTTTGGTTGCAAAAGCATGTGGACATGATGTGGCAAG GTTGACTTTTTGGTTGTCAAACACTATTGTTTTAAGAGCCATTGTGACAGAAACAATCAAATACCCAGGCGCTAAGCAATCTGCTAGTACTCAGCTCCGATATAATGGATCTGTGAAGTTACCTGGGAGCAAGCATTCCCCTTTGAAATGGGAATCTGTCTCTCATAAGAACAAAGAGTTTTCTTTTTCTGAAAGTTTTGGAGACTGGGATGACCCAGCCACCTTCATTTCAGCACTGGAAAAGATTGAAAGCTGGATATTCTCTCGAACAATTGAATATGTGTGGTGGCAG ATTTTCACTCCATGTATGCAGTCTGGCCGTGTAGGCGGTGCACAGCAGTTAGGTTCATTCTCGAGCAAAAGCTTTGGTAAGCAGCCAAGCATGGTCTATCCACAACAAACAAATTTGTCCCTAGAAATTTGGAAGAAAGCTTTCATAGATACCTCTAAACTGCTTTGCCCTCTTAGGAGTGAAGGACTTGAGTGTGGATGCTTGCCTATGTTATCTAGAATG GTCATGGAACAATGTGTGGCAAGACTTGATGTAGCTATGTTCAATGCTATTTTACGTGAATCAGATGATGAGATCCCTACAGACCCAATGTCTGACCCCATCGGTGATTCGAAGGTTCTGCCTATCCCTACTGGTTCATTAAGCTTTGGTTCTGGAGCTCAACTTAAAAATGCC GTTGGAAATTGGTCTAGATGGCTGACAGACTTGTTTGGTATGGATGTGGATGAATCTCATGCTGATGGCAACAGTCAAGACGAAAAGATATCAGTTGCAAAATCATTTAAATCCTTCTATTCATTGAATGCACTTAGTGATCTTCTAATGCTTCCAAAGGATATGCTTTTAGAAAAGTCAATCCGAAAAGAG GCATGCTCAACATTTAGTCCAAACGTGATCAACCATATTCTTAATAGATTCCTGCCAGATGAATTTTGTCCAGATCCAGTTCCAAATGATGTCCTTCAAGCACTGGAATCTGAG GAATATGCTGAGAGCAGCCAGGAAGAGATAAGAAGCATTCCAAACAATGCATCTCCTATAATTTACTCTCCCCCATCAACTACCTCAATTGAGAGCTTTATCGGAGAAATAAGAATCAACTCACTTACGAGGATTGGATCGTCTGTCATCCGAAAATGTCACCAGAGCGACGATGAGCTCGACGAATTCGATTCACCTCTATCCTCCATCATCAATGGCAAGTCCCCTAGTCCAAAATCTGGGAacaaagaaaatgacaaattcaGTTCTATCAGATACCAGTTGCTCCGTGAGGTTTGGAGAATTGATGAATAG